The following are encoded in a window of Armatimonadota bacterium genomic DNA:
- a CDS encoding L-fucose isomerase yields the protein MKTNSVGNRLRTPLPKVGIRPVIDGRYGGVRESLEDQVMKMAESTARLIEEECMHSCGEQVECVISVSCIGGLAESAECDDLFARSGVGLTLTVTPCWCYGSETIDMDPIRPKAIWGFNGTERPGAVYLAAALAAHNQKGLPCFGIYGREVQDSDDIKIPEDVQVKIMRFVRAGIAVATMKGTSYLSIGGASMGIAGSIVDVGFFERYLGMKVMAVDMAEFRGRIENGIYDQAEFKRAMFWVAETCDVGKDWNPPEKQRSQAQQDEDWETSIKMTLIARDLMVGNPRLEEMGFKEQAQGHNALIGGFQGQRGWTDYYTNGDFMEAILNTSFDWNGIREPYVFATENDSLNAVSMLFGNLLTGTAQLFSDVRTYWSLDAIERVTGQRITIPSPLGEGGERVQADGVLHLINSGPSALDWTGESTGDGTSNPSPLGEVREGVNCLKPWWKVSDEDAQRCLAATKWCPSMTEYFPGGGWSTDFTTRGGMPVTMCRVNLVAGLGPVLQIAEGWTVDLPPEVHEVLDERTNPTWPTTWFVPRLTGVGAFSDVYSVMAAWGANHGAVCYGHIGADLITLASMLRVPVDMHNVSDVFRPSAWTRFGTADPESADYRACSAFDALYG from the coding sequence ATGAAGACGAACTCTGTCGGCAACCGGCTGAGAACACCGCTTCCGAAGGTCGGCATCCGCCCCGTGATCGACGGGCGGTACGGCGGTGTGCGAGAGTCCTTGGAGGATCAGGTCATGAAGATGGCCGAGAGCACGGCGCGCCTGATCGAAGAGGAGTGTATGCACTCGTGCGGCGAGCAGGTCGAGTGCGTGATCTCTGTCTCGTGCATCGGTGGCTTGGCCGAGTCGGCGGAGTGCGATGATCTGTTCGCTCGTTCAGGTGTTGGGTTGACCTTGACAGTCACACCGTGCTGGTGCTATGGGTCGGAGACGATCGACATGGACCCGATCCGGCCCAAGGCGATCTGGGGTTTCAACGGGACAGAGCGACCGGGGGCCGTGTATCTAGCGGCGGCGTTAGCGGCGCACAACCAGAAAGGTTTGCCGTGCTTCGGAATCTATGGCCGCGAAGTACAGGACTCCGACGACATCAAGATCCCCGAGGACGTCCAGGTCAAGATCATGCGGTTCGTTCGTGCTGGTATCGCTGTCGCGACGATGAAAGGCACATCGTATCTGTCGATCGGCGGGGCGTCGATGGGGATCGCCGGGTCAATCGTCGACGTGGGATTTTTCGAGCGGTATCTCGGCATGAAGGTGATGGCCGTTGACATGGCCGAGTTCCGTGGACGGATCGAGAATGGGATTTACGACCAGGCGGAGTTCAAGCGGGCGATGTTCTGGGTGGCGGAGACTTGCGACGTAGGAAAAGACTGGAACCCGCCTGAAAAGCAGCGCTCTCAGGCGCAACAGGACGAAGACTGGGAGACCTCGATCAAGATGACGCTGATCGCGCGCGACCTGATGGTCGGCAACCCGCGTCTTGAGGAGATGGGTTTCAAGGAGCAGGCGCAAGGGCACAACGCTCTCATTGGGGGTTTCCAAGGCCAGCGGGGATGGACCGACTACTACACGAACGGCGACTTCATGGAAGCGATTCTGAACACGTCGTTCGACTGGAATGGGATTCGCGAGCCGTACGTCTTTGCGACTGAGAACGACTCGCTGAACGCGGTGTCGATGCTGTTCGGCAACTTGCTGACCGGAACGGCCCAGCTATTCAGCGACGTGCGGACTTACTGGTCGCTGGATGCGATCGAACGAGTGACGGGTCAACGTATTACGATCCCCTCTCCCTTGGGAGAGGGTGGAGAGAGGGTGCAAGCAGACGGCGTGCTGCACCTAATCAACTCTGGACCATCCGCGCTTGATTGGACGGGCGAATCGACGGGCGATGGCACGAGCAACCCCTCCCCCTTGGGGGAGGTTAGGGAGGGGGTGAACTGTCTGAAACCCTGGTGGAAGGTGAGTGATGAAGACGCCCAGCGGTGCCTCGCCGCTACCAAGTGGTGCCCGTCGATGACCGAGTACTTCCCGGGCGGCGGGTGGAGCACGGACTTCACCACGCGTGGCGGCATGCCAGTGACGATGTGTCGGGTCAATCTCGTGGCTGGGCTCGGCCCGGTGCTGCAGATCGCTGAGGGGTGGACCGTCGACTTGCCGCCAGAGGTACACGAGGTTCTTGACGAGCGCACCAACCCGACCTGGCCGACGACTTGGTTCGTTCCGAGACTGACGGGTGTCGGCGCTTTTTCGGACGTGTACTCCGTGATGGCCGCGTGGGGCGCCAACCACGGCGCGGTGTGCTACGGCCACATCGGCGCAGACCTGATCACGCTGGCCTCGATGCTCCGAGTACCGGTGGACATGCACAACGTCTCGGACGTCTTCCGCCCGTCCGCATGGACGCGTTTCGGGACGGCTGATCCGGAGTCCGCCGACTACCGCGCTTGCAGCGCGTTCGATGCGCTGTACGGGTAG
- a CDS encoding helix-turn-helix transcriptional regulator has protein sequence MEKSIYSRDYAILINLLRERRREVKITQVELAKRLNQTQSFISKCERLERRLDVIELRAWCESLGMELAEFIALFDGRLSN, from the coding sequence ATGGAAAAGTCCATATATTCGCGTGACTATGCGATCCTCATCAATCTGTTAAGGGAGCGTAGGAGGGAAGTCAAAATCACGCAGGTAGAGCTTGCAAAGCGACTCAACCAAACGCAGTCCTTCATCAGCAAATGCGAGCGTCTCGAACGTAGATTGGACGTTATCGAACTCCGGGCATGGTGTGAATCGCTCGGAATGGAATTGGCTGAATTTATCGCTTTATTCGATGGGCGGCTCTCAAATTAG